The genomic stretch TGCACCACCGCCGCCCCGCGCGCCCGCACGGCCCGGTACGCGGCGGGCGAGATCAGGGGAAAGGTATTGTGAAAATGCACCACCTCGCTGCCGTGCCGCTCGACCAGGTCGGCCAGCGTGCGCGCCGCCCGGGCATTCCACACCGTGCCCAGCGCGGTGCCCAGCCGGTTGCCCTCCCCGATGCTGTCATTGTGGACGGTATGGGTGACGACGTTCACCCCGTGCTCCCGCAGCGCCCCCGTCTCGGCGCGGAAGACCGCGTCCTCGCCGCCGCCCTGCTGGTAGAAGTTATGCACCACGAGCACGTTCATGGCTTACTCCCTTCAGGTCGCCCCGCAGCAGGTCACGGTAGACGCCGCGGTACCCCTCCAGCATGCCGGGAAGCCCGAACCGACGCTCGATCTCGCCCCGCGCCCCGCGCGCCAGCTCGCGAAACGGTTCCGGGTCGTCCACCACGGCGGCCAGGTGCCGGGCGAGCGCCCCCGTGTCCTCCGGCGGGGCGAGCAGCGGGTACTCCGCGGGCAGCACCTCCCGCAGCCCGGCGACATCGGTTGTCACGACGGGCGTGCCCGCGAGCAGCGCCTCACCCGCCAGCAGCCCGAAGCCCTCGAAGCGCGAGGGCATCAGCACCACGTCGAAGTCGGCCAGCACGCCGGAGAGCCCGGCCCGCGGCGGTCCCAGCGTGACCGGCCAGCGCAGGGAGGTGGTCTGAGCCCAGTCCCGCAGAAGGGACCCGAGGCTGCCCTCTCCCAGCACCGTCACCTCGGCGTCCCGGCTCGTGAGTGCGGCGGCCCGCTCCAGGATGGCGGGCAGCAGGTCGGCGCCCTTCTGGGGTTCGAGCCGGGCGGCGAACAGGACCCGGACTGGACCGGAAGACGGCGCCCGGGGCTCCCGCGGCCCGGCCAGGGTCACCGCGTTGTGAACGACGTGGCAGCGGTCACGGGGCAGCGCGGGCAGGGCGTGGCGGGCGCGGAAGTCCCGCAACCCCTCCAGGGCGGCCTGCGACACGGCCACGGCGCTGACCGGCGTGAGCTGACGCTCCACCCAGGCGCCGACGCGCTGCCAGACCGGCCAGAGGGTGGTGTTGTGGATGGTCCGCACGGCAGCCGGGGAAGGCCCCCCCAGCCAACTATTCAGCCGGGCCGCCAGGGCGTACACCGCCTCGGGAATATCGGTGTGCAGGTGGACGAGGTCGGGCCGCGTGCGCCGCAGCAACAGGGCGAGTTTGACCGCCGCATGCAGGAGGCCGCCGCGTTTGACATCCAGCCGCGTGCCGCCGTGGACGGGGACCCCTAGCGCCGCGAGGCGGGAGGCCATCCCCCGCCCGATCTCGGTGTCGGCGACGCCGTAGACCGCGAAGAATTCGGCCCTGTACTCGC from Deinococcus aerius encodes the following:
- a CDS encoding glycosyltransferase family 4 protein is translated as MRGAGRPAVLHVVTHLDLGGAEEVAISLAGGLGGEYRAEFFAVYGVADTEIGRGMASRLAALGVPVHGGTRLDVKRGGLLHAAVKLALLLRRTRPDLVHLHTDIPEAVYALAARLNSWLGGPSPAAVRTIHNTTLWPVWQRVGAWVERQLTPVSAVAVSQAALEGLRDFRARHALPALPRDRCHVVHNAVTLAGPREPRAPSSGPVRVLFAARLEPQKGADLLPAILERAAALTSRDAEVTVLGEGSLGSLLRDWAQTTSLRWPVTLGPPRAGLSGVLADFDVVLMPSRFEGFGLLAGEALLAGTPVVTTDVAGLREVLPAEYPLLAPPEDTGALARHLAAVVDDPEPFRELARGARGEIERRFGLPGMLEGYRGVYRDLLRGDLKGVSHERARGA